In a single window of the Manis pentadactyla isolate mManPen7 chromosome 15 unlocalized genomic scaffold, mManPen7.hap1 SUPER_15_unloc_1, whole genome shotgun sequence genome:
- the RDH13 gene encoding retinol dehydrogenase 13 isoform X1, with amino-acid sequence MSRYLLPLSALGTVVGGAVLLRDYVTGGACPSKATIPGKTVIVTGANTGIGKQTALELAKRGGNIILACRVLEKCEEAARDIRRETLNHSVRARHLDLASLKSIREFAAKIIEEEERVHVLVNNAAVMQCPHWTTEDGFEMQFGVNYLGHFLLTHLLLDKLKASAPSRIVNLSSLAHVAGHIDFDDLNWEKKKYNTKAAYCQSKLAVVLFTRELSRQLQGTGVTVNALHPGVARTELGRHTGMHSSAFSSFALGPIFWLLVKSPQLAAQPSTYLAVAEELEGISGKYFDGLKEKAPAPEAEDEEVARRLWAASAHLVGLEMPGGASVKGQFLPK; translated from the exons ATGAGCCGCTACCTGCTGCCGCTGTCCGCGCTGGGCACGGTGGTGGGCGGTGCCGTGCTGCTCAG GGACTATGTCACTGGCGGGGCCTGTCCCAGCAAGGCCACTATTCCCGGGAAGACCGTCATAGTGACTGGCGCCAACACGGGCATCGGGAAGCAGACGGCCTTAGAGCTGGCCAAGCGAG GAGGCAACATCATTTTGGCCTGTCGAGTCTTGGAGAAGTGCGAGGAGGCAGCAAGAGATATCCGCAGGGAGACCCTGAATCACAGCGTCCGTGCCCGGCACCTGGACCTGGCCTCCCTCAAGTCCATCCGAGAGTTTGCAGCCAAGATCATTGAAG AGGAGGAGCGAGTGCACGTCCTGGTCAACAATGCGGCCGTCATGCAGTGCCCCCACTGGACCACTGAGGACGGCTTTGAGATGCAATTTGGTGTTAACTACCTGG GTCACTTCCTGTTGACACACTTGCTGCTGGACAAGCTGAAAGCCTCAGCCCCTTCTCGGATCGTCAACCTCTCGTCCTTGGCCCATGTTGCTGGGCACATAGACTTTGATGACCTGAACTGGGAGAAGAAGAAGTACAACACGAAGGCTGCGTACTGCCAGAGCAAGCTGGCCGTCGTCCTCTTCACCAGGGAGCTGAGTCGGCAGctgcaag GCACTGGCGTGACTGTCAATGCTCTGCACCCTGGCGTGGCCAGGACAGAACTGGGGAGACACACCGGCATGCACAGCTCTGCCTTCTCCAGCTTCGCGCTCG GTCCCATCTTCTGGCTGCTGGTCAAGAGCCCCCAGCTGGCAGCCCAGCCCAGCACTTACCTGGCTGTGGCAGAGGAATTGGAGGGCATTTCTGGAAAGTACTTTGATGGCCTCAAGGAGAAGGCTCCAGCCCCTGAAGCTGAGGACGAGGAGGTAGCCCGGAGGCTTTGGGCTGCAAGTGCCCACCTGGTGGGCCTCGAGATGCCTGGTGGGGCCTCTGTGAAGGGGCAGTTCCTCCCCAAATAA
- the RDH13 gene encoding retinol dehydrogenase 13 isoform X2 — protein sequence MGVALRAGKGTGAHSPAPGTQPCPPLALIPGRPFWTPSSRDYVTGGACPSKATIPGKTVIVTGANTGIGKQTALELAKRGGNIILACRVLEKCEEAARDIRRETLNHSVRARHLDLASLKSIREFAAKIIEEEERVHVLVNNAAVMQCPHWTTEDGFEMQFGVNYLGHFLLTHLLLDKLKASAPSRIVNLSSLAHVAGHIDFDDLNWEKKKYNTKAAYCQSKLAVVLFTRELSRQLQGTGVTVNALHPGVARTELGRHTGMHSSAFSSFALGPIFWLLVKSPQLAAQPSTYLAVAEELEGISGKYFDGLKEKAPAPEAEDEEVARRLWAASAHLVGLEMPGGASVKGQFLPK from the exons ATGGGGGTGGCTCTTAGAGCCGGAAAAGGCACCGGAGCACATTCCCCCGCACCAGGaacccagccctgcccaccccttgCTTTGATTCCAGGGAGGCCCTTTTGGACCCCGTCCAGCAG GGACTATGTCACTGGCGGGGCCTGTCCCAGCAAGGCCACTATTCCCGGGAAGACCGTCATAGTGACTGGCGCCAACACGGGCATCGGGAAGCAGACGGCCTTAGAGCTGGCCAAGCGAG GAGGCAACATCATTTTGGCCTGTCGAGTCTTGGAGAAGTGCGAGGAGGCAGCAAGAGATATCCGCAGGGAGACCCTGAATCACAGCGTCCGTGCCCGGCACCTGGACCTGGCCTCCCTCAAGTCCATCCGAGAGTTTGCAGCCAAGATCATTGAAG AGGAGGAGCGAGTGCACGTCCTGGTCAACAATGCGGCCGTCATGCAGTGCCCCCACTGGACCACTGAGGACGGCTTTGAGATGCAATTTGGTGTTAACTACCTGG GTCACTTCCTGTTGACACACTTGCTGCTGGACAAGCTGAAAGCCTCAGCCCCTTCTCGGATCGTCAACCTCTCGTCCTTGGCCCATGTTGCTGGGCACATAGACTTTGATGACCTGAACTGGGAGAAGAAGAAGTACAACACGAAGGCTGCGTACTGCCAGAGCAAGCTGGCCGTCGTCCTCTTCACCAGGGAGCTGAGTCGGCAGctgcaag GCACTGGCGTGACTGTCAATGCTCTGCACCCTGGCGTGGCCAGGACAGAACTGGGGAGACACACCGGCATGCACAGCTCTGCCTTCTCCAGCTTCGCGCTCG GTCCCATCTTCTGGCTGCTGGTCAAGAGCCCCCAGCTGGCAGCCCAGCCCAGCACTTACCTGGCTGTGGCAGAGGAATTGGAGGGCATTTCTGGAAAGTACTTTGATGGCCTCAAGGAGAAGGCTCCAGCCCCTGAAGCTGAGGACGAGGAGGTAGCCCGGAGGCTTTGGGCTGCAAGTGCCCACCTGGTGGGCCTCGAGATGCCTGGTGGGGCCTCTGTGAAGGGGCAGTTCCTCCCCAAATAA